TGTTTCCACTGTCCGTACTGCTCGCAAAACCTCTTACCCCAATCTACAATAAAGAGCTTCAAAATCCGGCAGAAAGAGATAGACAGCTGTAGAGAGTCGGAGAAAAACAGAGATGTGtagatagaaaaaaaaaaaaccaaactaCTTCTATCATacacattttatcaaacacctttcATACAATCTTTATTTTTCTGAACGTGACTCTCCTATCCTAACATTAGTTATATATATCTAGAGAAAAACAAACCACCTCTATCacacattttatcaaacacctttcGTACAATCTTTATTTTTCTTAAGAGAGAGATCAAACCACTTCTATCatagacattttatcaaacacctttcGTCCAATCTTTATTTTTCTAAACGAGACTATATATACGTTGCATACCCGGTAAATATGAAGTTTTTTGTTGAATTGGTGGCCTGCTGTGGCTGTTCTTCATATCGTGTGCGACAGGTTGAAGCAGAGGAGATGGGACCTCTTGTACCTGCAGCTGCTGAAACGTCGtctgataataataataataataatattatgtaTAAAAGGAGGAAGCAAGGGAGACGAGTGAAAGCGAGATCGGCTGGTTCATTTCCTGATTGGAAACCGTCTCTTTCGTCTATATCAGAAGATCATGATGCTTTGCCTACAAGAATGGCTCTTAATTCCAACAGGAATCTGAAGAAGAACGCAACTGCTTCTCGTCATCATCATCGTGATAAAATCAGGTACTCCCTCGTATCATTTTATGTATTGAGTTTAGTAATGTAGAAAAAGCTTTTGATCTTGCAATATGAAACTAAAATGGGCATACAGTGGCACACAAATTCGGAGACAGGATTTAAAGTTTGTGGTTTCTGAATTTGTCGTAAAATTCATAGCTCATCTTAGTTCACAATCaagtatttatatatatttaataaatttcttaaaaCAAATACAAAGTTTAAGCAAAAGTTATTAGGTTCGGCCGAATTCGTATAAAAAAGCCTAGCTCTCCTTGGATACACATCAATaatttaaagtttatgggttcATACAATAGTGATTAAGTTCACAGtaaaatatttatagatattttagaaatatcttatatatatatatatatatatatatatatatatatatatatatatatatatatatatatatatatatatatatatagagagagagagagagagagagagagagagagagagaggggatcTGGGCAATGTGTCCGTCATAGCCGTCTTAACAATATTGGGGGTCTAAAGCCAAATTTCACATAGAAGCCCTAAGTAAGAATATCAAGGAGTGTACGCAGACCGTACCTCTACCTTGGGAGACagagagattgtttccgaaagactctcggctcaagaaaaagCATGGCAAAGAAAAGGTTAGATAAGGACAATCAATTCAATGCAGTATGAAAATGAAAGTAACCAAGGCGAATAAGTCATGATAAAGCAGTCTAAAAAGGAACAGTAGCTATCACACATAAATAAGATAATCAAAGTACAAGAAACAATAGATAGAAACTATAGAGCAAGATAAGTTGATATAATGATATCGAAAAGTGTTGCATTGCTTCAATATAATGATTGCTTGTTGTAATGCTTGATATTTTGAAGAAGACAACTTGTAAGCCGCGGTAAGTTGCCGATTGAGAGTCTTTTCAATAGTGAGAATAGTAAAAGAGAAAATGAATAAGGTAAATATATTATTAGTTGTTAAGATATAAATGAGGCAAAAATATAGCTACCCTACCCCCGTAGGAAACCATTCTCTAATTATTACAACAATCCTCACATTAAAGTTATTGTACTTTTGCTCCAAAaattctttttaaatttaaatgtacacacattttttttaataatacataTACAATAATAAATCCTTAAGGAAAAAAGGGGCCTCCAAAAAGTTGGGGTCCAAGTGATTGCTTTACTGACCTATAGTCGAGTCATCCATGGTGCCCGTCGTCAATACTGTGGATCTGTCACTGTGTGCATAACAGATCAAAAACATCGACGAATGTAGTGTTACGACATCAAGTTCATCTCACTCCAGTATTTTTGATGCGAAGAAAAGATTTGTGTTAAAGTCCACAAATATTGCAACAAATATGTAGATATAAAcctataatttaaaaaatacaatAAATTCAATACCAAGAACCTCAATCGTTAAAGCTATAAAGCTTAAAATGGATCCCCCTCTATTTGGCTATGTGAATTCAACTAAATATCATATtgaaaaacaaaatatatatatacacataataAGATCCCGCTTTTTTTCTTAACTAATTCGCTTCCGTTTGGCTAAATCTTGCTTCCTCTTTG
The DNA window shown above is from Nicotiana tomentosiformis chromosome 8, ASM39032v3, whole genome shotgun sequence and carries:
- the LOC104093388 gene encoding uncharacterized protein, producing MKFFVELVACCGCSSYRVRQVEAEEMGPLVPAAAETSSDNNNNNNIMYKRRKQGRRVKARSAGSFPDWKPSLSSISEDHDALPTRMALNSNRNLKKNATASRHHHRDKIRIACFSAMGPAFAPTPFLI